From Scomber japonicus isolate fScoJap1 chromosome 22, fScoJap1.pri, whole genome shotgun sequence, one genomic window encodes:
- the cckar gene encoding cholecystokinin receptor type A — protein sequence METFTIHDMLINSTDLNKILCNFGIKNRSECETEQDPSPEPQDINQTVRIVLYSLIFLLSALGNSLIIAVLVRNRRMRTVTNLFLLSLAVSDLMVSLVCIPFTLIPNLMRDFIFGNGICKLAMYFMGVSVSVSTFNLVAISLERYSAICNPLTSRTWQTKSHAVKVITATWVASFILMLPYAISSTIKPFTRLNNSTGHMCRLVWPNDTIQQSWYVSLLLLLFLIPGIVMMTAYGLISMELYRGIKFELSKRKSSRDRQSSTGSIKPGDSDGCYLQPSKKKSITVSTGSSDNSSNTRMVGRVCGSSSTANLMAKKRVIRMLLVIVFLFFLCWTPVFVVNAWQAFDRRSAYRLTGAPISFIHLLSYTSACVNPIIYCFMNKRFRQGMLATFTCCGCFRRSSSSTLGGSARSNMAKGEVSRARPGTKTTEQNGHTPPSGASTRFTYSGIRASAWSELT from the exons ATGGAGACATTTACAATACACGATATGCTCATAAATTCAACTGATCTGAACAAGATTTTATGTAATTTTGGGATCAAGAATAGATCGGAGTGCGAGACTGAGCAGGACCCCTCACCCGAACCTCAAG ATATCAACCAGACTGTGCGGATCGTCCTCTACagcctcatcttcctcctcagcGCCCTGGGCAACAGCCTCATCATCGCCGTGCTGGTGAGAAACCGGCGCATGAGGACGGTCACCAACCTCTTCCTGCTGTCCCTGGCCGTCAGCGACCTGATGGTATCCCTGGTGTGCATCCCCTTCACGCTCATCCCCAACCTCATGAGGGACTTTATCTTCGGCAACGGTATATGCAAGCTGGCCATGTACTTTATGG GTGTGTCAGTAAGTGTTTCTACTTTCAACCTGGTGGCCATCTCCTTGGAGCGCTACAGTGCCATTTGCAACCCTTTGACCTCCAGGACGTGGCAGACCAAATCTCATGCCGTTAAGGTCATCACTGCCACCTGGGTGGCGTCCTTCATTCTTATGCTGCCCTACGCCATTTCTAGTACCATCAAGCCCTTCACCCGCCTAAACAATAGCACCGGGCACATGTGCCGTCTGGTGTGGCCCAACGACACCATCCAACAATCCTG GTATGTGTctctgttgttgctgcttttcCTCATCCCAGGGATTGTCATGATGACAGCCTATGGACTCATCTCCATGGAGCTCTACAGGGGCATCAAGTTTGAGCTGTCCAAAAGGAAATCTAGCAGAG acagacaatcCAGCACTGGCAGCATTAAACCAGGTGACAGTGATGGATGTTACCTCCAGCCATCTAAAAAGAAGAGCATCACTGTGAGTACAGGCAGCTCTGACAACTCAAGCAACACACGCATGGTCGGACGAGTGTGTGGCAGCAGCTCTACAGCCAACTTGATGGCCAAGAAGCGTGTGATTCGCATGCTCCTGGTCattgtcttcctctttttcctgtgTTGGACTCCCGTCTTTGTGGTCAACGCGTGGCAGGCTTTCGACCGGCGCTCAGCCTACCGCCTAACCGGCGCACCAATCTCCTTCATCCACCTGCTGTCCTACACCTCGGCCTGCGTCAACCCCATCATTTACTGCTTTATGAACAAACGCTTCCGCCAGGGCATGCTGGCCACCTTCACCTGCTGCGGCTGcttcaggaggagcagcagcagcaccttaGGGGGGTCAGCCAGAAGCAATATGGCTAAAGGGGAGGTGAGCAGAGCTAGACCTGGGACAAAAACCACTGAGCAGAATGGTCATACCCCGCCAAGCGGAGCCAGTACACGCTTCACCTACAGCGGCATTCGTGCATCTGCCTGGAGTGAGCTAACTTAA
- the rbpjb gene encoding recombination signal binding protein for immunoglobulin kappa J region b codes for MAPVVTGKFRERPQPQRLTREAMRNYLKERGDQTVMILHAKVAQKSYGNEKRFFCPPPCVYLMGSGWKKKKEQMERDGCSEQESQPCAFIGIGNSDQEMQQLNLEGKNYCTAKTLYISDSDKRKHFMLSVKMFYGNSADIGVFLSKRIKVISKPSKKKQSLKNADLCIASGTKVALFNRLRSQTVSTRYLHVEGGNFHASSQQWGAFYIHLLDDEESEGEEFTVRDGYIHYGQTVKLVCSVTGMALPRLIIRKVDKQTALLDADDPVSQLHKCAFYLKDTERMYLCLSQERIIQFQATPCPKEPNKEMINDGASWTIISTDKAEYTFYEGMGPVHSPVTPVPVVESLQLNGGGDVAMLELTGQNFTPNLRVWFGDVEAETMYRCAESMLCVVPDISAFREGWRWVRQPVQVPVTLVRNDGIIYSTTLTFTYTPEPGPRPHCSAAGAILRAGNSSLLSSNSQEPGSGVYGPNSTSNAGVTSSSSTAAAVVS; via the exons GAAGTTCAGGGAGCGCCCTCAGCCACAGCGCCTAACAAG AGAAGCGATGAGGAATTACCTGAAGGAGCGAGGTGACCAAACTGTCATGATCCTGCACGCAAAAGTTGCACAGAAATCCTACGGCAATGAGAAAAG GTTCTTCTGCCCCCCTCCCTGCGTCTACCTGATGGGCAGCGgctggaagaaaaagaaggaacagatgGAGCGGGACGGCTGCTCCGAGCAGGAGTCGCAGCCCTGTGCCTTCATTGGCATCGGCAACAGCGACCAAGAAATGCAACAGCTTAACTTAGAGGGAAAG AATTATTGCACAGCCAAAACCTTGTACATATCCGACTCCGACAAGAGAAAGCACTTCATGTTGTCCGTCAAGATGTTCTACGGTAACAGCGCTGACATCGGTGTCTTCCTCAGCAAGAGGATCAAAGTCATCTCCAAGCCCTCCAAAAAGAAACAGTCGCTCAAAAATGCTGACT TGTGCATTGCATCAGGGACCAAGGTGGCACTGTTCAACCGGCTGCGGTCCCAAACAGTCAGCACACGCTATCTACATGTGGAGGGCGGCAACTTTCACGCCAGCTCCCAGCAGTGGGGCGCCTTCTACATCCACCTGT TGGATGACGAGGAGTCAGAAGGAGAAGAGTTCACTGTGAGAGACGGTTACATCCACTACGGTCAGACAGTCAAGCTGGTTTGCTCCGTCACCGGCATGGCTCTGCCCAGACTG ATCATCCGTAAAGTAGACAAGCAGACGGCGTTGCTGGACGCCGACGACCCCGTCTCCCAGCTCCACAAGTGTGCCTTCTACCTGAAGGACACAGAGCGCATGTACTTGTGCCTTTCCCAAGAAAGGATCATCCAGTTTCAA GCTACTCCATGCCCAAAGGAACCAAACAAGGAGATGATCAACGACGGCGCCTCCTGGACAATCATCAGCACAGACAAGGCCGAATACACTTTCTACGAGGGCATGGGCCCTGTCCACTCGCCTGTCACCCCCGTGCCTGTGGTAGAGAGCTTACAG TTAAATGGTGGTGGGGACGTCGCCATGCTGGAGCTGACAGGACAGAACTTCACTCCAAATCTGCGGGTCTGGTTCGGAGATGTTGAGGCTGAGACCATGTACAG gtgtgcAGAGAGCATGCTGTGCGTGGTGCCCGACATCTCGGCCTTCCGCGAGGGCTGGCGCTGGGTGCGGCAGCCCGTCCAGGTGCCCGTCACGCTGGTGAGGAACGACGGCATCATCTACTCCACCACACTGACCTTCACCTACACGCCGGAGCCCGGGCCGCGGCCACACTGCAGCGCCGCCGGGGCCATCCTGCGGGCCGGCAACTCCAGCCTGCTGAGCAGCAACAGCCAGGAGCCCGGCTCTGGCGTCTACGGCCCCAACAGCACCTCCAACGCAGGAGTCacatcctcatcctccaccGCCGCAGCTGTGGTCTCCTAA